From the genome of Nicotiana tabacum cultivar K326 chromosome 2, ASM71507v2, whole genome shotgun sequence:
ttagtacccgtgaacactggaggatccaactggagaaacatGTTCACCCAGGAACTAgcagaatcccctggctgactgggaggagtgggtgcaacatttgatctctcggcctgggaggccactatctgagccaacatctgtatggctcccctaagatccccatcaaaaACACCAAAATCGGAAGCTGGAGccggaggtggaactggaatatcagttggagggaccgttgcaccctcagtaggtgtagggataggtgcagtctgatcagttgtagtagaatcAGACAGTGTAGTAATTGGGGGAATATACTCACCCcttgggtgctcacccgcatcatcaaatataggatcaactgccactcctaggGTGACATTGGCTCTCTGGCCAGTTCTTGCATTCTTCTTAGGTgcaatgtgctgaaaattagagcaacgcacgagttaaaggaggaacaatcttacaatcagctctattgcacgatcaagaacatgaaagaagggtatcattcctaaatgcccacgtagcctcctaattatagatgtggtcgacaatataccgataagaaggactctactagatacggatctgagacatcctaggacactttaaaaccttaggctctgataccaagtttgtcatgccccaacctcggggagcgcggctgacgctcaaccgagataacccggccgagcaagcctgctagatttccttctacccaactcacccacgAATAAAGAGATTATAACTTCATTTtaaaagtctcaaaatacacactttcatagtttgaattGGAAGATGTAACCCGCATACAACATTTCTATCTTGACTTTCCCAATACCAATACATaacccacaccatgtctacggagcctctaatagatacaaacgAGTATAATGatagtgccgacaacaaggctccggctatacctccaaatatagtacatatggaataaaaGATGCACAactccggaatgaagtggggctcaccaagtcagctggaaaaAGTGTGTATTGCGATCACTGGTCAATGCTTCCTGCTgtggaatcacctgcatccattaaagatgcagcgcccccggcaaaagggacgtcagtacatgtcgaatagtactaataTGAAAACCAAAACATCTATTCAAGAACTTGGAAATGCAACATGAATGTGATGAATGAGGGTGACAATAGACTAGCATAGATAGCCTTTAAAGCCAACGCAAATTTATCAAGAGCTTTCAATAACAGTTATAAAttttaagtcggggatcctctataACTACCTTTACACAGAGCGGctttgccgcctcaccccaatatatgcgggtagaGATGCAATCACAATACCAGTAACTCTACACAAGCGGCCCCGCTGCCTCACCCCAAGGTACACGGGTGGacgtgtattccacaataccaagactctacacaaagcggcattaccgcctcaccccaaggtacgtgggtggaggtgtattccataaTATCAAGaatctacacaaagcggccttgccgcctcaccccaatatatacgggtggaggtgtaatcccaatcacaatctctacacaatttaGCATCATTGTTTCATTTGAAACACGTCTTGAAGTTATACATTTAGATATGCAATCCATACTTTGAACACGTTCTCACAATGGTAACACAACATAACAATAACATTTGGAACACGTACAGAACATATATTTCTTGtcacaaagcttattcggaatagtcgaTTTATGGTGAGCAACTTGAAACTTACAAGAATaatgtggggttcaattctaagagaagagtttagccaacataccttgctttgagcttccttaaattgctacaatgttccgaaaactctagcaacctcaatctatttagaaacataacaaaattgaaccataattagaaagatattaatggtctcagctcatttgagcattttatcaaacactaggtgtgcaaatttggctacaaggttctacaagattttcttcatttcacaacccaatctttacttatttgagctcaacaattttttcacaaaacttattggtacatgcatataaaaataatactcttacactcaagaatcatactcccaatcaaccatcttctacccaaattcgaaattgaaaactagggtttgGAACCTTACCttttagatgaagaacttgtgaggtttcttgttgaatttcaagGCTTGAGGAAGATTTGATGAACAAGGGCTTGGGAATTCCtcctctcactctagggcactttcccctatctaaaaatatcatattaaCCATCCAATATGACCCTAAGATCGTTTTATAGGAActagggtcgggttatgaaattagaaaaattgaCCCTCCAAAATTCGGACTGGGCTACAGACCAGGCTAGGCacgctctgtagcgagctacagaccaggcttcgcgagctcTGTAGcgtgctacagaccaggcttcgcgagggatATAGCACGGTATAGCGCGCTACAGACCTGGCTTCGCGAGGGTTATAGCACGGTCTAGTGCGCTATAGACCTGGCTTCGCAAAGGttatagcacggtctagcgcgcTATAGACCTGGCTTCGCGATGGTTATAGCACGGTCTGGCGCATTAGGAGCTGGTGACGCGAGGTCGAAATGATTCAACTCCCCAacacattgttcaacccaaaagttCGAGAATACAATAATTtagcctatcttggcaccacAGAACCTTAAATTCATTTGAACTTTgcttgagttactacatttatgggctataaaatttatttaccattcaagaatgttaagtctaaacttgaaataatacgttaaaagataaaactgtgaaaaagtttataagaaatatttataaattacattacaataaatatttatatgtataaaatatttttaaaaattatataaatgtactatcgggttggtttggtttggtttgaatttgactttttttagttaaaaccaaaccaaaccaattatggtagGATTATTTTTTCCAATACCAAATCACAGTCGGATTTTTTCGGTTTAACTTATATTACCGATTTGGTGCGGTTTAttggttttctttgtacacccctagttctCATATTAGTTTATCACTTGATTATgagtaattataaaaaattaatcaCTATACATTCTCGACGTACAATGCATGAGAGTGCTCGCTTTGAGTATCCATCACTTGCCTCATCACCTAAACATGTGCTTTCTCTATTATGCTGTCTTTTCGGAGGATGAATAGATTTTTTTAAATAGACTTGTGAAATTATAGGCTGCTGAAGGATTTCTATAGGTGAAGGTGAAGGAAATGAAAGAAGAGGTGGCAAGAAAATGTTTTAAAGATCTTGTTATAGAAGTTTAATTTTCTTTTTACTATTTGAGTTTGGAAAAATCGCAGAATGCATGGTATGACTCGTGAATTTTGTTCGATAGAAGCTCGAAACATGCACTTAGTGAATATCACTAACGTAAAGAATGTATCCGTGTGCACAATTTATGCTTTTTTTTTTCCTCATAGGCTTGATATCGGATTAGTATCCAATATCTAGCCACGACTGTTTCTAGTGAAGTGGATTCAGAATTTTAAGTTCGTCATATGAAGTATATCATACTTGCTTAGGAGGTCTTTCCACCTTGTTACAAAAGTGCATCTACACATGAAcagaggcggagccagaatttgaaGTTACTGGATTCGAAACTCTAGttcttttaagttactgggtGCTAAATTAAgaatttgtacatattcaataGATTTCTTATGGCAAATATAGGGTTTGAACcaaagttactgggttcggccgaacccgtaaCACGTATTGTGGCTCCGCCCCTGCACATGAAGCGGCTATGATAATTTGCATCATTCATTTAACAGCAATATTTTGTCGAACATAATTAAACAAGGAATTAGTAGTTCTCTTATGTAACACTTTAATCTCATGTGTGCAAATCTTTTCCATCTGTCCAAGCTCAAGTTGACAGAGTTATCCGATATCTATGTTGGTGGAAGATAGCAGACACAAGTTGACCGAACACTAagttataaaaagaaaagaaaatctaatATGTACGTGCAGTATGCAATACCTTGGGTATGAACTAATTTTATTAGGTGCTACTGTGCTAGGAACGGATCTTGAATTCTTAGATCAATATTTTGATTTAGGTTGATGTTGGCAAGCTAAAAGTAGTGATGGCAATTGGCAAATTGAACTCATAATTATTTGACTCGTCCAACTCGCCAGTGAGGGATGATCGACAGGAATGGCCCTATAAAAGCTGGTCTTTAAATATTATCCCTGTTTTTGAATAAATGACCTCCAGACCCATGCAATTTTTCAGGGATTTATCTATCGAATCAGTAGAATTTATGCTATATTTACTCGACCtattattaattattcacaaaCTCTATTCGGCTAGCATGATTTTGTGCTTTTTAAAATTGTTCATCAAACTACCATATTAGTGTAACTTTGTATTATCTGCAATCAACTTATCTATTAAATTATTCATCAAAGTCTACCAGTTAGGCATAATTTTCATGTGTTGTTAAACAAAATATTCTTCGAATTTTTGTAATTCCAATTTCGATCGAACCACCTCGAATCTGCTCAaaatgatctcaaatttgaaataaaacctCTAAATACCTGCACAAACGATCCCCGGTCACCAATTTAGTCAAATAACACCAAATCAAGAGACGCATTGTCTTTTTGAACACCTTCTAAAGACCAACAATGGAGTTTTCAGATTTTAAACAAATAACTAAATCAGTGTTTAAACTAAAAGTATAAGCATAAATAATCAACACTTTATAAAAGTTAAACCATTAACTTCGAATTACTTATCCCTAACAAGAATTTTAAGCTTCTAAAATTGAAAAATTATGTATGATGTTCCTGGTAAAGAAGAGATAGAGCAGAAACAGAAGGGGCAAAGAGGCAGAGTTTATAACCACCAATTATTGGGATATTAAGCTAAGACCAATCTTGTTGGGACTCTCACAATTTtatgaagaattaacccaaacgCCATCCACccaaccgcttaaactaaaactaaTTGTATATATAATCAATACACTTTATGAATACCAACAAGAAAAAAGTAAAGAATAAAATCCAACCAGCCATATGTGTAAATATCCAAAAGACTAAATGACTGCTTCCAGTCTAATATCCAACCATCTATTTGTGTAAATATCCTTCCAGTCTAATATTTTTCAAGATAAATGACCGCTTATACTATGAGCAACTACTGAATAATCGTAACTTGCTAAGTTCCTACTCCTAAATCTAGAGTGCAGAGAAAAATCTATACATCAACAAAAGCACAACGTTAATGTGGTTGGTGAAGTTAAATAAGAAGCAATTGAAATTAACCTTCTACAGCTAGACGGCAAGGGACAGCACAAGAATAGCAAAAATTAATCAAGAGCAGTCAATCCTTCTCGATGCGCTCAAATTTTCAACTTGATAAAAACTCCAATAATAGTTCACAAGTAGAGAGAAGGTCAAGCCACAAAATTTCATTCAGTCGGATATTATGGCGCTCCAATTCCTAAACTGCTTCAAGAAAGGCCCTTCCAGGTTGCCGTGCAGCAAGTCGACCATGGCACCCAAGAAGCTGCAaaagcaaccaaaaaaaaaacgaatTGTAAGTTCTCATCTGCAAACCAGTGCAAATTATCACTGGAAACAAGCCATGATTTGTATGTTTTATTAGATTCAGGCTTTGAGATGTGAATATTATACTATAAGGAAACAAACCTTAGCATTCACACCATCTGGGACGATACGGTTTTCTGACTTGTATTTCAGATAATCAGTACGGCTGAACTTGGTGAACCCCCTGAAACGAAAAAGACAGCACAGATGAAATACAAACATGTTTGATCAACCAACTTCTGAAACAAATGACTTTCTCCAATTGTCTACCTAAAATCACACAATGTTTAATCCTCCACCTTTAGAAACTAAGAAAAAGTAGACATGCCAACACTCAAATTCATGTTGAGTGCCTTTCTGTATGAAGAATGGGTGAATTCAGCTCAAAGAAACAACCAGGATTTTTGGTATTTCATAAATAGCGGATGGAACACACACTCCGAGAATTGGTTTGGATAAAGTTATCATCAACACAGAAATTCATATCTGCTTTAAAATGTACCTTCCTAAAGTTAACCAAGCTAATGAAATAATGCAGCACCCTATACACCAATGTACAAATTGATGAATAATAAACAAAATGGAAATGTACAAAGTGCTCAAAGcaagaaaattaaaaagttagGGCATACCACTTCCTGCTGACAATGATCTTTTGTCGACCAGGGAACTTGAACTTAGCACGGCGCAGAGCCTCTTGGGCGTGGTTGCTGTTGCCATCTTTGCAGCGAACTGAGAGAAGAACCTGACCAATAGCAACACGAGCACAAACACCCTGGGGCTTACCAAAAGCTCCCCTCATTCCAGTTTGGAGCCTATCAGCTCCAGCACACGACAACATCTTATTAATACGCAAAACATGGAAGGGATGAACTCTGACCCTCAAGTGGAAAGCATCTTTCCCAGCAGACTTGGTCATGTACTTGTTGCAAGCAATACGGGCAGCTTCAAGCGCCTCACTGGAGACATTCTCCTTCTCCCAACTGACCAAGTGAACACAGAATGGAAACTCATCAACTCCCTTTTTCTTCATACCTACATCATAGATCCTGATTTTTGGATCTGGGACACCACGGCAAAACCGTGACTTTGGGTATGGCTTGTTCTTAATCTGACGGTAACATCTTGCAGGTCCTGTGCAAGATTATTGAAAACATTATACAAATCACTGATGATGTAAAGAAAGAATGCAAATGCAAGTACTCTCTGGCAAAGGTCAGTGTTGATATAAAATGAGCTGATACTAGCAATGCCGAGGTCAATGGTGATATATAATGAGCCAATACTAGCTACCATCCAGACTGCATTTTGGATAGACGTGCAAACACCACACCCGGAAAAATCTCGAAAATACTGCAAAAAACGTACTAGTATATAACAAGACCCTAAAAAAAGCCTCAATTTTGTTTGACGACCGCTTACAATCTTGTCCCTCAGATGAGTATCAACTTAGATTAAGTGTATTAGAGATTGAAACTAAAAGTTCTTTTAATTCCTATCAGACACAAGAAcaaaaaaaggtaaaaagaaaactAAATCAAATGAACCCCACATTTGATTACTATAGAATGACGACTACACACAAAAGATTTAAACAAATACTTTACTTAAGTCAACACCGAaaagctcaacaacaacaacaacccaatagaATACCACTAGTGGAGTATGGGAaaggtagagtgtacgcagaccttagcCCGAAGAGACAGAGAAGTTGTTTGCAGGACACTCTCGGCTCAGGGATAATAGATCCgtaacaacaatagaaaccagAATCCGAAAAGctcaaggaaaacaaaaaatagagaaATTGTATAAAACAGAGAAATAAATTTATCCAAACACTGGAGATTGTATAAAGAACATCAGATACACATGCGACAATACAAGGGGCATAAATCAGCACCATTTTTATCAGATTAGAATACTTGTACGGAAAAAAATTGTGCGGAAAGATGAGAATTAATGTAATAAAATAGTGTTCTGGGAGAGGAAGCTTACTTCTCCCCATGGCTTCGTCCTCGTTTAAGACCTGCGGCTTAGAGGAATGCTACTGCAATAATGCCCTAGTTGACGCTCTCTATATACGAACTGCAAATTGTTTGGGCTTGCGTCAGGTAAAGCTAGCTGGGCCGAAATGGGCAAAAGTTTTAAGAAAAAATGACATTATATAAcggctctcaaaataataatcgaaaaatatatattttttgtatatatatatatatatatatatatattatgtatattatatacaaaaattatataaattttatatactttttcggctatcgaatataaatagtttctggcgtgGGCTAAAAGTATAATACCCCAAGTTTTAAAACGGGAAAATTGACACTGCGTAACAACATACAAGAGGAATTGGCAAATTATTGGACTTAAATTATGCTGGCAAAGGCAGCCCCAAAAAATTTACGTTGGATAACCAAATCTCTAAAAAAAACtacttcttatttatgttctCTCTCTATAACCACTTATTTAcatatctttttcatttctctttCCCTTTCTCTCCTTATATTTATTCTTCTATTTCTTCCCTTTCTCTCCCACGATTTAACAAAAATTATTgcaaattatatacaaaaatcAGTGGGATGACAAGGTAAGTTGATCTCACATAAGAGAGAATCAAAAGCAAAAACTAAgagagaaaataggaaaatatagagttcaactttgtttttcttctctcacATTTTTTTGTTAAATTGAATGAGTGGGTGTGATTGAAAACACCTAGACGAGGCTATATATAAAATTTGATCAAGATTAGAAGTGATTTAGACTTGTTTCAGGTGAAAAATCAGACCTAAAAATTCAACTGCGAACTGTGTATATAACATTGTATATCGTGTATATCACACACGATTTTGATGGACATCTTTGTATATCGTGTATATAACAGAAGGTCATTTACGAACGTCTGtgtatatcacattgtatatcATGTATAACACAGATTTTCATggatatatacagatatacatgaGATACCACCGATATACATGGAGATATACACGAGATACAATGGGGGATACATAGGTGGAGTCGTCTTGAAACTTGAGTTTTCAATCTGAAATGTATT
Proteins encoded in this window:
- the LOC107782598 gene encoding large ribosomal subunit protein uL16; the encoded protein is MGRRPARCYRQIKNKPYPKSRFCRGVPDPKIRIYDVGMKKKGVDEFPFCVHLVSWEKENVSSEALEAARIACNKYMTKSAGKDAFHLRVRVHPFHVLRINKMLSCAGADRLQTGMRGAFGKPQGVCARVAIGQVLLSVRCKDGNSNHAQEALRRAKFKFPGRQKIIVSRKWGFTKFSRTDYLKYKSENRIVPDGVNAKLLGCHGRLAARQPGRAFLEAV